The following proteins are encoded in a genomic region of Oncorhynchus keta strain PuntledgeMale-10-30-2019 chromosome 35, Oket_V2, whole genome shotgun sequence:
- the cinp gene encoding cyclin-dependent kinase 2-interacting protein isoform X5 yields the protein MEGLQGSETTTPGRKSQSAVTGSARKVKDNAADWHNLILKWDRLNDEGSTMANKIVNLGFNKSSQKEMQVMIAGQDTSASSNSENAFENSRELEEECDKLLSVVDKMTRIVSKMEKLVSSEKGIIDLETFQYGTGGRQTPLFQTWPTSQFADVSNKLYEAYKQELTLKRAILQELAHTTNPDLSMVYLSCWLYQPYTDDRAKLLLEGLLLETGHRPI from the exons GCCTACAAGGATCAGAGACGACCACTCCTGGCAGAAAGTCCCAGTCTGCAGTGACTGGCAGTGCAAGGAAAGTGAAGGACAACGCAGCAGACTGGCACAATCTGATTCTGAAATGGGACCGACTGAATGATGAAGGATCCACCATGGCAAATAAGATAGTCAATTTAGGATTCAATAAAAG TTCACAGAAAGAGATGCAAGTCATGATTGCGGGTCAGGACACCTCTGCCAGCTCTAATTCAGAGAATGCATTTGAAAACAGTAGAGAACTAGAAGAGGAGTGTGACAAGTTGCTAAGTGTCGTGGACAAAATG ACTCGTATTGTATCAAAAATGGAGAAGTTAGTTTCCTCTGAGAAGGGGATCATCGATCTAGAGACATTCCAGTATGGAACAGGAGGAAGACAAACTCCTTTATTTCAGACCTGGCCTACGTCACAGTTCG CAGACGTCTCCAACAAGCTCTATGAAGCCTACAAGCAAGAACTGACTCTGAAACGGGCTATTCTTCAGGAGCTAGCTCACACAACTAACCCAGACCTTTCAATGGTGTACCTGTCCTGCTGGCTGTATCAGCCGTACACAGATGACAGGGCAAAGTTACTGTTAGAGGGTCTTCTTTTAGAGACAGGGCATAGGCCAATTTAA
- the cinp gene encoding cyclin-dependent kinase 2-interacting protein isoform X3, whose translation MEVGLQGSETTTPGRKSQSAVTGSARKVKDNAADWHNLILKWDRLNDEGSTMANKIVNLGFNKSSQKEMQVMIAGQDTSASSNSENAFENSRELEEECDKLLSVVDKMTRIVSKMEKLVSSEKGIIDLETFQYGTGGRQTPLFQTWPTSQFADVSNKLYEAYKQELTLKRAILQELAHTTNPDLSMVYLSCWLYQPYTDDRAKLLLEGLLLETGHRPI comes from the exons TAGGCCTACAAGGATCAGAGACGACCACTCCTGGCAGAAAGTCCCAGTCTGCAGTGACTGGCAGTGCAAGGAAAGTGAAGGACAACGCAGCAGACTGGCACAATCTGATTCTGAAATGGGACCGACTGAATGATGAAGGATCCACCATGGCAAATAAGATAGTCAATTTAGGATTCAATAAAAG TTCACAGAAAGAGATGCAAGTCATGATTGCGGGTCAGGACACCTCTGCCAGCTCTAATTCAGAGAATGCATTTGAAAACAGTAGAGAACTAGAAGAGGAGTGTGACAAGTTGCTAAGTGTCGTGGACAAAATG ACTCGTATTGTATCAAAAATGGAGAAGTTAGTTTCCTCTGAGAAGGGGATCATCGATCTAGAGACATTCCAGTATGGAACAGGAGGAAGACAAACTCCTTTATTTCAGACCTGGCCTACGTCACAGTTCG CAGACGTCTCCAACAAGCTCTATGAAGCCTACAAGCAAGAACTGACTCTGAAACGGGCTATTCTTCAGGAGCTAGCTCACACAACTAACCCAGACCTTTCAATGGTGTACCTGTCCTGCTGGCTGTATCAGCCGTACACAGATGACAGGGCAAAGTTACTGTTAGAGGGTCTTCTTTTAGAGACAGGGCATAGGCCAATTTAA
- the cinp gene encoding cyclin-dependent kinase 2-interacting protein isoform X4 produces the protein MEVGLQGSETTTPGRKSQSAVTGSARKVKDNAADWHNLILKWDRLNDEGSTMANKIVNLGFNKSSQKEMQVMIAGQDTSASSNSENAFENSRELEEECDKLLSVVDKMTRIVSKMEKLVSSEKGIIDLETFQYGTGGRQTPLFQTWPTSQFDVSNKLYEAYKQELTLKRAILQELAHTTNPDLSMVYLSCWLYQPYTDDRAKLLLEGLLLETGHRPI, from the exons TAGGCCTACAAGGATCAGAGACGACCACTCCTGGCAGAAAGTCCCAGTCTGCAGTGACTGGCAGTGCAAGGAAAGTGAAGGACAACGCAGCAGACTGGCACAATCTGATTCTGAAATGGGACCGACTGAATGATGAAGGATCCACCATGGCAAATAAGATAGTCAATTTAGGATTCAATAAAAG TTCACAGAAAGAGATGCAAGTCATGATTGCGGGTCAGGACACCTCTGCCAGCTCTAATTCAGAGAATGCATTTGAAAACAGTAGAGAACTAGAAGAGGAGTGTGACAAGTTGCTAAGTGTCGTGGACAAAATG ACTCGTATTGTATCAAAAATGGAGAAGTTAGTTTCCTCTGAGAAGGGGATCATCGATCTAGAGACATTCCAGTATGGAACAGGAGGAAGACAAACTCCTTTATTTCAGACCTGGCCTACGTCACAGTTCG ACGTCTCCAACAAGCTCTATGAAGCCTACAAGCAAGAACTGACTCTGAAACGGGCTATTCTTCAGGAGCTAGCTCACACAACTAACCCAGACCTTTCAATGGTGTACCTGTCCTGCTGGCTGTATCAGCCGTACACAGATGACAGGGCAAAGTTACTGTTAGAGGGTCTTCTTTTAGAGACAGGGCATAGGCCAATTTAA